The Sulfurospirillum deleyianum DSM 6946 nucleotide sequence GTGCGTATGAAATTGATTTTGATGTACCTGTTCTATACGAAGATGAAGATATTTTGGTGATTAATAAGCCTCCTTTTTTAACAGTTCATGGCGCACCAAGTGTGAAAGAGCCCACACTGGTGGATTGGTTGCAGCATCGAGGTATTTCTCTCTCTACGATTAGTGGGGAAGAGCGTCATGGCATTGTGCATCGCATTGATAAGGAGACAAGTGGGGCATTGGTCATTGCCAAAAACAATGAAGCCCATGTCAAACTTGCCTCTCAGTTAGAAGATAAAAGTATGGGACGTTACTATCTTGCTATCATTGACCTGCCTTTGAAAGAAAATGTTGTCGTCGATTTGCCTATTGGTCGCAATCCTAATCATCGTTTAAAGATGGCAGTTCAGAGGGAAGGAAGAAGTGCAAAAAGTGCTTTTTGTAAATGTTCCCTCTCTCATGATGGGAAAAAAGAGCTGATTGCTGCGAAGTTATTTACAGGGCGAACACACCAAATTAGGGTTCATTTAAGCGCACTTTCTCGGCATATTTTAGGGGATAGTTTATACGGCTTTAAGAGCCATAATGGTACAATCCCCCGCGTTATGTTACATGCTTACATTTTGTATCTCAAACATCCACGTAGTCAAGAGATGTTATATATACATGCCCCTTTGTGGGATGATTTTGATGACTATTTAACACACCATTTCAATAAGGAAAACATTCATGAAACGATCGTTATGGATAGGATTATTAATGGCTTTAGGCCTTATGATCAGTGGGTGCACAAAAACACTTGACACACCCAAAGAGCCTGTGGTAGATGCGTCACTTCCTGTGGTTGAAAACCTTAAGACATTAGCCAGTGGCACAGATATTGGATTTGAGTGGACACCGATTTATTCAAATCAAATTGAAGGATACTACCTCTATCGCATAGAAGGGGGACGTATGAAAAAAGTGGCAACGATTAAAGACAAGTATGTTTCACATTATGTTGATACCAAACTTAATCCCAATACCACTTATAGTTATCAAATGAGCGCTTACTCTTCAAGCAAACACGAATCTGCGCCGAGTATGAGGGTAAGTGCGACAACATCAACTCCTGCGGTAAAAGCACCTACACTTGGTGGGATAGAGCCTGTTTCATTTATTACGGCCATTACAGGCTTACCTGCTCGTGCTAAAATTATTTGGAGACCGCATTCACATCCTAATGTGGAATCTTACATTATCGAACGCAATGAGTATAAATCAACGTCATGGGATGAAGTGGGAACGGTAGAAGGACGTTTAAGTGCTGAATTTATTGATAAAGAATTGCAAAACGACTATGTGTATCGTTACCGTGTGATTGTGAAAACATCTGATGGAAAGCGCTCTGCGCCAAGCCAAGTTGTTGAAGCGCACACCAAACCAGCCCCTAAAAGTCTTGTCGGTGTGAAAGCAACGTCTGATTTGCCGAAAAAAATTCTTTTATCATGGGAAGCTGCAACGGATGCTGATTTTTCATACTATAAAATTTACCGTTCACCAACATCGGGGCTTTTTTACAGTTTTTATGGCAAGACACACAGCACGCAATTTGAAGATTTGATTAATGACAATGGCAAGATGTACTACTACAAAATTGTTGCAGTCGATCGTGATGGCTTAGAATCTCCTCAACCTGCAAATCCTGTTGTGGGCATGACACGACCTGTCTTAAATGCTCCACTGGTACACTCCGCTAAACACGATGGTCGTTCCATTTTCCTAACATGGAATGGAGATGAAAATGCGATTAAATATAGCATTACCAAAGAGTTTAAAAGTGCTGGAGAGACAAAGCAACAAAACTTTACAGGTATTTTCGAAACGAATTTTCAAGATAGCGATACTCAAGTGGGCGTAAGCTATAAATACAATATTATCGCTATTGACAAATTTGGAATGGCTTCTAAGCCTTCTGATAGTGTCATGATAACGATACCAAAGGAATAACAGCTATTTATGCCAAATTTTCATAGCAATCATCTCAAAACACTTACGTATCCTTGCCATGCTGGAGAAACAACTTTTTTATGGGAAGCACACTCTCATCGAGGAAATAAATTGGTGATGGCTTCTTCTAAAGGGGAGCCATTACTGATTCGTATCCAGTCAAAAAAAGAGGGCGGTTTTCTCATCAAAGGGGATAAGGTCACTCGTCCTACACAAGCCTCTTTTTTACAAAAGGTATTGATGGATTTTAGGGATGTGAGTGAAGCGAATGTGACATATTCAAATATTGAGCCTAAAAAGTTTTTACATGTAAAGACATCTCCTTATTTAAAAGAGATTGATTTTTTTGCCCATGATTTTAAGGTAGAGCGTGAAATTTGGGTTGAGATTGGGTTTGGAAGTGGACGACATCTGCTGCACCAAGCCAAAAAAAATCCGCATATTCAATTCATTGGCTTAGAGATTCACAAGCCCTCGATTGAGCAAGTTTTAAAACAGTGTGAATTACAGGGCATTGAGAATATTTTAGTGGTGGATTATGATGCAAGGCTTTTTATGGAGTTTCTTCCCTCCAATGTCGTTGGACGTATTTTTGTTCATTTCCCTGTTCCGTGGGATAAAAAACCACATCGAAGAGTCTTCTCTGCGGCATTTATCGAAGAGGCGCTTCGGGTTTTACATGTAAACGGAACTTTGGAGCTTCGAACCGACAGTGCGCTCTATTTTGAGTTTTCTTTCATGCAAATGATGCACCTCTCTCAAGCAGAAGTTCATGTCAAAAAAAATGCAGCGTTAGAGATTACCAGTAAGTATGAAGATCGTTGGTTAAAAATGGAAAAAGATATTTATGATGTCATTTTGACCAATGAAAGAGAATCTGAAGCTATTGATAAAATGGGAACGCTCTTTTTTGATGAAAAAGTGGACTTCTCAAAAATTCGTAAACAGTTTAAAGAGGAACTTTTACGAGGAGATGGTTTTTTTGTTCACTTTGAAGAGTTGTTTGAAAGTAATGATGAACGGGGTTTGATTCGTATCTCCTTTGGTGCAAATGAACGCAATGAAAAGTGTTATTTGTTGATTGAACAAGGTAAAGTTTCGTATCTTCCTGATGCTATTTTGGCAACCAAAAGCAATCAATTAGCACACAGTTTAATGAAAGAGTGGTTTCATGGAATATGTCATTAAAGCCAATAATTTAAATTTGAGTTATGGGCGAGATGAGCCTATTATCACTGATGCAAGTCTGCAAATTAAAGCGCAAGAGTTTGTGTTTATTACAGGCAAAAGTGGTAGCGGCAAATCAACCATTATCAAATCGCTTTATGGAGAACTTTTTCCCAATATGGGAGACTTAAATGTGTGCGGTGTAGATTTTAAAAACATTACAGGCTCGAAGCTTAATATTTTAAGACGCTATTTGGGTGTTGTTTTTCAAGATTATAAGCTGATTGATGAGTGGACAGTTGAACAAAACGTGATGTTGCCTTTGATTATTGGAGGGTTTTCAAAAAGTGTTTGTGTCAAACAAGCCCATAAGTTATTAAAACATGTCAAACTACTGCATAAAATCAATAAATATCCCTATGAACTCAGTGGTGGTGAACAACAACGTGTTGCTATGGCACGAGCACTAGCACACAATCCTATTCTCATTTTAGCGGATGAGCCCACGGGTAATTTAGATAGTTATTCTAGCGAAGTGATTTGGAATTTATTAAAAGGGGCGAAAGAGCATTTAGGCACAACCGTTTTGGTGGTCACCCACAATATTCCCTCAACGCTTGGAATTGATTATAAACACTATTTTTTAGAAGGTGGCATATTGCATGAAGTCAATTAACAGTCATTTTTCTATTATGATTTCTGTTTTTATTTTGCTTTTTTCCTTTCAATTTACACGTGTTGTCAATACAATCGTGAATGATTACGCTGTGAAAATTATTGATGATTATGCGATTGTATTGGTTTCTTCATCCGAGTTAACAGAGGAGACACTTAAAAAAGAGATTCCTGAAATACACTCTTTAAGTGAAATTAGCAGTAAAAAAATCTTAGATCGTCTCAAAAATGATATGTCTTCAAAAAATTTAACACTGCTACAAGTGGCTCTTCCAAAATTTTATTCTTTAAAACTAGAGACACTCCCCAATCAAAAACGCCTTGAATCAATCAAACAAAAATTAGCTTCTATAACAAGCATTACGCGCATTGAAACCTTTGCAAAAACACATGAAAAAGTCTTTAAAATGTTTTTGCTTTTACAGTCGATGGTGTATGTTTTTGCTTTTTTTATCGGCTTTGTTGCGATTTTGTTGATTTTTAAACAGATTCGTATTTGGACGTATGAACACAATCGTAGAATGTCGATTATGACTCTTTTTGGGGCATCTTTTTTTATGAAAAGTGCGATGTTGTATCGTATGACATTGGTTGATTCTTTCTTGAGTGCGATAGCTGTTTGTCTGGTTTATATGATTGCTCCAAAATTGGCGATAGTGCAAAATTTTGCCAACGAGTTAGATATTCGTTTACCTGAATTTAATTTTTTAGTCGAGGGTGGAACACTCATAGGTGTCTCTTTACTCTTCTCTTTTCTTGCTGTGACGATGGTTGCTCGTAGGATTGGACGTGTATGAAACAATGGTTTTGGTTCTTTCTTATGAGTCTGCTCACTCTTGATGTATACGCAAATACGAGTAAAAAAATCAGTGAAAATGCAAAGACATTAGAATCAAAAATTGAAACAGAAAAAAAGATTCATGGAAAATTACAAGATATTGCTGATGATATTTTAGAAGAAGAAAAAAATATTGAGAAAATCAAAGAGAAAATTGAACATTTAAGCCAAAATATCAATGATTCTCAGGAGAGTGTACAACGAAAACAAGAGTATCTTGAACGCATGGTCAAAGATACACAACTTCTTTCCTTAAAAAAGAAAGATTTAGAGCATAAGTTGATTAAAATTATTGCTGAAGATTTCTCCTTTTATCTTATCTCTGATAGTAATTATATGGATAATGAAGATGGCGTTTTGGTCGATGAAGTGTTGCAAAAAATGGATGTGATTATGCGCAAGGAAATTGGGCAATTAAGCACTAATTATAAGCAAATCAATGACCAAATCACATCTCAAAGCAGTGAAATTAAAACGCTTTATACCGAAATTCAAAGTGCAAAAAATAAAAAAGATGAGTTACTGAGCTTAGAAAAAAAACGTGAGAGTTCTATTGCTCAATTAAATGCTAAAAAAGTAAATTATAAAAAACAGTTAGATGATATTGCAAAAGAGCGGGATGAAATTAGGGCGACACTGGAAAAGCTTAAAATTATAAAAGCCCAAGAGGAGACACAACGCTTAGCTGCTGAAAACGCTAAAAAGCAAAAAATACAAGAAAAAAGTGTTTCCACAGACAAATCAGATATTCGACAAATTGGTTCTTCGTATCAAAATAGCCATGTTAAAAAATATGTGGGTGAAAAAACCATTGCTCCTTTGGAAAGTTATCGAGTGAAACGTCGTTTTGGTGATTATGTTGATCCTATTTATAAAATCAAAATTTTTAATGAATCCATTGTGCTGAGTTCAAAAACATCAGATGCTGTTGTTAAAAGTGTTTTAAATGGAAAAGTTATTTTTGCTAAAGATACAGCATCTATGCAAAAAGTGATTATTATTGAACATGGAGATGAAATTCATACGATTTATGCGCATCTCTCAAAGATTGCTCCTACTATTCAGGTGGGGCAGAAAATTAAAAAAGGGTATGTGATTGGACGTGTTGACAATGATTTGACATTTGAAGTGACACAGAAGAATTTTCACATCGACCCTTTAGAACTCATTGGTGCAAAGTAAGTTTTTAGGTCTTTTTAGATAGAATAGAATTGTTTTCTATGCCTAAAAAGAAAGGTTTATATACAATGCAAAAGAGAAAAAGGGTTTTAGTTAAGTTCTCCGGAGAAGCACTCTCTGGGAATAATGGATTTGGTATTGATACTTCCATTTTAAAATTTATCGCTGATGAAATTAAGTCACTTGTTACTCATGGAATTGAAGTAGGAATTGTTATTGGTGGTGGTAATATCATTCGTGGCGTGAGTGCGGCAAAAGATGGTATTATTAAACGTACCAGTGGTGATTATATGGGCATGTTAGCAACGGTCATCAATAGCGTTGCGATGCAAGAAGCCTTAGAACACGTAGGCATGGAAGTGCGTGTGCAAAGCGCGATTAAGATGGAAGCGATTTGTGAAACATTTATTGTAAGACGTGCACAGCGCCATTTTGAGAAAGAGCGTATTGTTATTTTTGCAGCAGGTACAGGTAATCCTTTCTTTACAACGGATACCGCAGCAACACTTCGTGCTATTGAAATTGGTGCGGATATGATTATTAAAGCTACGAAAGTAGATGGTGTTTACGATAAAGATCCTAATAAGTTTTTAGATGCTCAAAAATTATCAGAGCTCACCTATGAAAGAGCCATGGATGATAGCATTAAAGTAATGGATGATACCTCTATTGCACTCGCAAAAGATAATAATTTGCCTATTGTCGTGTGCAATATGTTTGAAAAAGGGAATTTACTTAAAATTATTGAGGGTAATTTAGAAAATTGCTCTATTGTTAAAAATAAATAAGGGAAAAACATGCAAAGAACAGAAGAAATTACAGCAAAAGCGTTAGAATTGGTTGGACAGGATCGTTATAAATTAGTGATGATGGTTTCTAAAAGAGCTGATCAACTTTCAAACGGTGCTGAACCATTGATTAAAGCGGATAAAAACAAACAAAAATTTACCGACATTGCACTTTTGGAAATTGCAGAAGGTAAAATTAGATTAGATTCTATTACTGATTGTTAAGTCAATTCTCTTGGAAGAGTTAATTGAGATTGTAAAAGAGTGCAAAAGCTCTGATAGTGCGGTTGAACTCTTATACAAATATATTAAACCAACGCCTAATGTTGAAAAAGCAGTTGCGTTTACGATTGCGAAACATCAAGGACAGTATCGTAAGAGCGGTGAAGCCTATGTTGTTCACCCCTTGTTGGTATGTGTCTTTGTCGCTTACTTAGGCGGTGATGAATCGATGATTGTTGCAGGCTTACTTCATGATGTGGTCGAAGATACTTCTTGTTCGGCAGAAGAGATTAGAGCACTTTTTGGTGAAGAAGTGGGGCATCTTGTTGATGGATTAACTAAGATTGTTGAAATTCGAGATATTGAACTGATTCCCTCTTATTCCAATGATAAATTAGTGGCTTCTGCATTAACCTTTCGTAAAATGTTAATTGCTTCTATTCGTGATGTCCGCGTTTTAGTCGTAAAGTTATGCGATCGCTTGCACAATATGTTAACCCTATCTGCATTAGATGCCATTAAACAAAAACGTATTGCAGAAGAGACGTTAGTTGTTTATGCACCCATTGCACATCGTTTAGGTATCTCTTCTATTAAAAATCTTTTAGAAGACTTAAGCTTTGCCTATGTGATGCCTAACGAATATGGCAAGATTGATACCTACATCAAAGAACATGGTCAACAGCTTCAACTTCGCTTGAATCATTTTATCTCTAAAATTAAAAATCATATGATTAAAGAGGGATTTATTGAGAGTGATTTTACGATTCAAAAGCGTGTTAAACACTACTATTCTATCTATTTGAAGATGCAACGTAAAGGAGTCAGTATCGAAGAGGTACTGGATCTCTTAGCGATTCGTATTATTGTGAGAACACCCATTGATTGTTATCGTGCTTTAGGAATTGTGCATCAACATTTTAGACCACTCATTTCTCGTTTTAAAGACTATATCGCTATTCCTAAAGAGAATGGCTATCAGACGATTCATACAACGGTATTTGATGATAAATCGATTATTGAATCTCAAATTAGAACCTATGATATGAATAAAACAGCTGAATATGGTGTTGCAGCACACTGGAAATATAAATCAGGTGGGCTCAATCCAAAGTTGGATTGGCTCAATGATTTAAATACCCAAAATGAAGAGATTGATAATATTGAAGATTTTTATGCGATTGCAAAAGATAACCTTTACAGTGAAGATATCGCAGTTTTTTCTCCCAAAGGGGATATTTTTACACTTCCTCGTGGAGCGACTGTTTTAGATTTTGCGTATGAAGTGCATACGGAAGTGGGAATGTATGCGGATGAAGCGTTTGTCAACAAACAAAAAGTTCCACTTTTAACAGAGCTTAAAAATGGTGATATCGTACGCATTGTAACTTCAAAAGAGCCAAAATATCGATGCACATGGGTTAATAGCGTTAAAACAGGTAAGGCAAAAACAACGATTCAAGCGCACTGCCGCCAGAAAATTAAAGAGATTAACCACAAAGTGGCATTAAAAATTTTATCTTATACTTTTAGTGTCAATCAAAGTAAAATTGAGTCATGGGTCGAGCAAGAACATGCGATGAAAAAGATTTTTAAGGTTGCAACGGATTCTATCTATTTGCAAGATGTGGCCAATACATTAAAATTGTATGCGCTTCAAGATACACTTCTTTTTCCTTTATTGAAAAAAGATCGCTATCGCATTAAAAAACAAAAATTTGAAAATATTGTTATTTATTCGAATCATAATATTTCAAATGTCTATTTTGACTACTGTTGTCATCCAAAACGAGGCGATGATATTGTTGGTTTTAAAAAAGGAAACGATGTTTTTGTCCATCATAAATTGTGTGAACGTGCGACTTCCTTGATGGAAGCGGATGAGCCAATGGTTTTTGTAAAATGGACGAGAGAAGCACCTGAACGTTATAAACTTATTGTAAGTTTGGATAACAAAAAAGGCTCTTTAGCCTCATTTTTAGCTTATTTGGCTAAAATGCAGATTAATCTTGTGACGATTGAACTTGGAAAATCTGAAGAAGAGGGGCATGCGGATTACTTTGAAATGATTCTTGAATTACCTGATAAAAATATCAGTGCTGTACGAGAAAATCTTAAAGGGAAATACCGTGTGATTGAACTTGTTTCAGTCAATGATGCGTATAAATAATTGTAGAAGGAAATGGACGTACCCATGGAGATGAAGATTCAAAATGCGTTAAATGAGATTAAACGTGGTATCAGCGAAATAATTGATGAAGAGCGCATTGTTACATTAATTAAAAAATATTTTGAAAAAGGTGAGACATTTTTAGTCAAGGCTGGTTTTGATCCCACTGCTCCTGATTTACATTTAGGACATACTGTCTTACTTCAAAAAATGGCATTACTCCAAAAATATGGTGCTATTGTACAGTTTTTGATTGGTGATTTTACAGGAATGATTGGCGATCCCACAGGTAAAAATGAGACACGTAAAAAATTAACACGTGAGGTTGTTTTAGCAAACGCTGAAACTTATAAAGAGCAAGTGTTTAAAATTTTAGACCCAGCAAAGACGGTTGTTATGTTTAACTCTGAGTGGTTAGGGAGTATGAGTGCAAGCAGTCTGATTGAGCTTACTACAACGTTTAACGTAGCTCGTATGTTAGAGCGTGAAGATTTTGAAAAACGATACAAATCTCAAATGCCTATTTCTATTAGTGAGTTTTTGTACCCTCTTTTACAAGGATACGACAGTGTGGCGATGAAATGTGACATTGAAATGGGTGGAACGGATCAGAAGTTCAATCTGTTAATGGGACGTCATTTGCAACGTGTTTATGGTATTGGTAAAGAGCAAGCGGTTATGATGATGCCTTTACTTGAAGGTTTGGATGGCGTCAATAAGATGAGCAAATCATTAGGCAATTACATTGGCGTGACAGAAGCACCTGCGGATATGTTTGGAAAGATGCTTAGTATTTCTGATGTTCTCATGTGGCGTTACTATGAGCTTTTAAGTAGCAAAAGTTTAGAAGAGATTGCTCGTTTAAAACACGATGTTGAAGAGGGGGAAATTCATCCAAAACATGCTAAAGAGATGATTGCGATGGAGATAGTAACGCGTTATCATGGAGCAGATGAAGCTTTAAAAGCACAAGAAACATTTAATCGTGTCCATGCTCAAAATGAGATACCACACGATATTGAACTCTTTACATGTAAAGAGCCTATTTGGATTGCAAAAGCGTTGGTGGATTGTGGTTTGGAAGAATCCACATCACAAGCACGAAGGGATATTAAACAAGGCGGCGTAAAACTCAATCAGATTAAAGTTGAGGATGAACAGTTACAACTTGAGTGTGGCGAGTATGTTCTTCAAGTTGGCAAGCGGAAGTTTGCTAAATTAAAGGTGCAATGATGTCTTTACAACCACTTCACATTGGAAAACATACCATTCAATACCCTATTGTACAAGGGGGTATGGGACTTGGAATTAGTTGGGATAAACTAGCAGGGACTGTAAGCTTAGAGGGTGGGTTAGGTGTTATTAGCTCTGTTGGAACAGGCTATTATGAACAACGCCAGTACAGCAAAAAAAATATCAATACCCGCCCTTTTGAAACAGAAAATTTTTATTCTAAAACAGCACTAACGGCGATCGTTAAGAATGCTCGTAAAATTTGTGGCTCAAACCCATTGGCGATGAATATTTTATATGCCATCAATGATTATGAAAGAGTGATTAAAGATTCCTGTGAAGCAGGTGTTGATATTATCATTACGGGAGCTGGTTTACCAACCAATATGCCAGAATTTACAGCTGATTATCCTGATGTGGCACTGGTTCCTATTGTCTCTTCTGCAAAAGCGTTAAAAATTATTTGTAAGCGCTGGACACAACGATATAACCGTTTGCCTGATGCGATTGTGGTCGAAGGACCTTTAAGTGGAGGACATCAAGGTTTTACGTATGAGCAATGTTCTCAAGAAGAGTATCAATTAGAAAATCTCATTGGACCTATTCGTGATGAAGTGAAGGTGTGGGGTGATTTTCCTTTAATTGCTGCTGGAGGCGTTTGGAATCATGATGATATTATGAAAATGATTGCATTAGGAGCCAATGGTGTACAAATGGGAACACGCTTTATTGGAACCCATGAGTGTGATGCAGACCAGAATTTTAAAGAAGTTCTATTAAAAGCGAAGAAAGAAGATATTCAGCTTTTTAAATCACCTGTGGGCTATCCTGCTCGAGGTGTCAAAACCAATTTAATTGAAATGGTTGAAAAAAGGGAAGGTCCTCCTATTCGATGTATTAGTAACTGTGTGAGTCCGTGTCATAGAGGACAAGAGGCTAAAGCTGTTGGCTATTGTATTGCGGATCGTTTAAGCGATGCGTATATGGGAAAAGTAGAGACAGGTCTTTTCTTTACTGGTGCGAATGGTTATAGACTCAATGAAATTATTAGTGTGAAAGAGCTTATGCAAAAGTTGGTCTATGGGGAAGCGCATTAAAGTATTTTTCCTTTTAATGGTGACATGTATGGCGCTTTTTGGGGCGCCAAATTACATGCAACAATTAGAACAGTACGACGCACAACTAAAAGGCGCAACGCATGATGAAGTCTTGCGTATTTTTCATGGATTGAAATCTGTTTATATTCAGTCCATTGTCAAAGGCGACGATAGCCTTAAAAAAGAGACACTAGAGCGTTTGATTGCAACGTCTAAACAACTGAAATTTGATAGTTCAAAGTATGAATCAGAACTTGCAACGATGTCGAAAGAAAGTTCATCTTCTGCGTCTAAAACACAGGCTGTATCGTCTACAGTTCGCAAAGAAAACATGAATCAGCCTTCAGAAGCCTCTGCTTTTTCTCCAACAAAAAAGGTACAAGAGAGTACGAGAGCTTTTCTCTCCAATCAAACGACAACGACACTGCCCAAAAGTTTTAAGGGAAAAAATGTTTTACAAAGTGTTGAAACCACAGAAGATGAAGTTATATTACATTTTGGCTCGTCTGTTGTAGAAAAGAGTGTGAAAGTCTTTATTCTTAAAAGTGCACAGAGTTATAAAAAGGTCATTGATATTCCAGCGGTGATTTTAAATGCTCCTTTGGCGATTAAAACGCCTCAAAAACTAAATTCTTTACGCATTAGTCAATATAACAATGACCTGATTCGAGTTGTTATAGATGCGCCACGTTCTTTGGATACGTATGTGAGTGCATTGGATGGAAAAGTTATTCTCTCTTTAGATAAAAAGCCTCAGTTAACACAGCCTAGCAAAAAAGAATCCTCCCCTGAGCCGATGAGAGATGTTGAAAAAAAAGTTCCGTTGGTTGCTTCAAAGGTACCATCGTCTGATCTTCCTACCCCTACATCAAGTCCAAATCGTCATAAGACCATTGTGATTGATGCAGGGCATGGTGGAAAAGATGCGGGGGCTATTGGTTATAAGAAAAATATGGAAAAGCATTTGGTTTTAGAGATGGCTTTACAATTAGGGAAAGAGCTGAAAAGTCGTGGATATAAAGTTTTTTATACTCGACAAAAAGATGTGTTTATTAATCTTAGAGATAGAACAAAAGTGGCAAACGATAAAAATGCGGATTTATTTATTTCATTGCATGCAAACGCTGCTCCCACAGAAGCGAAAAAACTCTCTATGAAAGGCTTAGAGACTTTTTTTCTCTCTCCTGATCGTTCAGAACGTTCTAAAAACGTTGCGGCTTTAGAAAACCAGTCAGATATGGAAGAGATGGATTATTACTCTAAGGAGACTTTTTTAAATGTCTTTAATCGTGAAAAAATTATTCTCTCCAATAAAGCGGCTATTGATGTACAATCGAGCATGCTCAAACAGGTAAAAAAGCGTTACGCTGTTGAAGATGGGGGTGTCAGAGAAGCACCGTTTTGGGTACTTGTAGGGGCAACGATGCCCTCTGTATTAATTGAAATAGGGTATATTACTAATCCAGAAGAATCTATGAATATGCATAACCCCTCGTATCAAAAATTGATTGTTGAGGGCATTAGCGATGGACTGGATCGATATTTTACAAACAATCCTTAATCGTTTTACCCATTTTTAAAACTTCTGAGCGAAAGAATGATGCCCAGTGACGCACCAACGCTTCATTAGAATGTGCAAGATAAATTTCAACGATGCGCTTCTCCTCAATAAAACGAGGAAGAGAGGAAAAAGTGAGCTCTTTGGGTAGTGCTTCCATAATTTCAATCAAATCATTTTCAGGAGCTTCGACAATGAATGTCTCACTGAAAAGAGGTGCTTGAGAGGGAAAGTGTTGATTGAGAGCTTCTTGTACCATTGGCCATGCCATGGAAGGAAAGCCTGGGGTGAAGAAAAAACGATTAAAAAGAGAAAAGCCTGGTACGTTATTGACGATGTTGTGGAGTAAATCAGCTTGAGGTGGTAGCATCGCCATACTGATACGATGAGGGTAGGCTTCTTCCCCAAATTGCTGTTCAATCAGCTCTTTTGCTTTTACATGTAACGTTAATTTTTCTCCCGTAAAGACTTCACTTGCAATCATTCGTGTTAAATCATCAGGCGTTGCGCCGATACCACCAAAAGAAAACATGACACTTTTGGGGTCTTGTAAAATCATGTTAAAACAGTTTTGAATCAAAAAAGGTTTATCTTCAATCACAAAATTTCCTACATGTAAAAGACCACGATTGCGTAATTCTTGATTGATAAAAGCGAAGTGTTTATCTACTCTGCGACCATTAAGGAGTTCAGACCCAATAATCACA carries:
- a CDS encoding RluA family pseudouridine synthase gives rise to the protein MEFTCKEAKRLDVAMSEILALPRNQVEKLIKKSGVYVDDVLTHKCSLKLQESSVVRYDFIEAEASKSAYEIDFDVPVLYEDEDILVINKPPFLTVHGAPSVKEPTLVDWLQHRGISLSTISGEERHGIVHRIDKETSGALVIAKNNEAHVKLASQLEDKSMGRYYLAIIDLPLKENVVVDLPIGRNPNHRLKMAVQREGRSAKSAFCKCSLSHDGKKELIAAKLFTGRTHQIRVHLSALSRHILGDSLYGFKSHNGTIPRVMLHAYILYLKHPRSQEMLYIHAPLWDDFDDYLTHHFNKENIHETIVMDRIINGFRPYDQWVHKNT
- the trmB gene encoding tRNA (guanosine(46)-N7)-methyltransferase TrmB, yielding MPNFHSNHLKTLTYPCHAGETTFLWEAHSHRGNKLVMASSKGEPLLIRIQSKKEGGFLIKGDKVTRPTQASFLQKVLMDFRDVSEANVTYSNIEPKKFLHVKTSPYLKEIDFFAHDFKVEREIWVEIGFGSGRHLLHQAKKNPHIQFIGLEIHKPSIEQVLKQCELQGIENILVVDYDARLFMEFLPSNVVGRIFVHFPVPWDKKPHRRVFSAAFIEEALRVLHVNGTLELRTDSALYFEFSFMQMMHLSQAEVHVKKNAALEITSKYEDRWLKMEKDIYDVILTNERESEAIDKMGTLFFDEKVDFSKIRKQFKEELLRGDGFFVHFEELFESNDERGLIRISFGANERNEKCYLLIEQGKVSYLPDAILATKSNQLAHSLMKEWFHGICH
- a CDS encoding cell division ATP-binding protein FtsE, giving the protein MEYVIKANNLNLSYGRDEPIITDASLQIKAQEFVFITGKSGSGKSTIIKSLYGELFPNMGDLNVCGVDFKNITGSKLNILRRYLGVVFQDYKLIDEWTVEQNVMLPLIIGGFSKSVCVKQAHKLLKHVKLLHKINKYPYELSGGEQQRVAMARALAHNPILILADEPTGNLDSYSSEVIWNLLKGAKEHLGTTVLVVTHNIPSTLGIDYKHYFLEGGILHEVN
- a CDS encoding FtsX-like permease family protein, with protein sequence MKSINSHFSIMISVFILLFSFQFTRVVNTIVNDYAVKIIDDYAIVLVSSSELTEETLKKEIPEIHSLSEISSKKILDRLKNDMSSKNLTLLQVALPKFYSLKLETLPNQKRLESIKQKLASITSITRIETFAKTHEKVFKMFLLLQSMVYVFAFFIGFVAILLIFKQIRIWTYEHNRRMSIMTLFGASFFMKSAMLYRMTLVDSFLSAIAVCLVYMIAPKLAIVQNFANELDIRLPEFNFLVEGGTLIGVSLLFSFLAVTMVARRIGRV
- a CDS encoding murein hydrolase activator EnvC family protein — protein: MKQWFWFFLMSLLTLDVYANTSKKISENAKTLESKIETEKKIHGKLQDIADDILEEEKNIEKIKEKIEHLSQNINDSQESVQRKQEYLERMVKDTQLLSLKKKDLEHKLIKIIAEDFSFYLISDSNYMDNEDGVLVDEVLQKMDVIMRKEIGQLSTNYKQINDQITSQSSEIKTLYTEIQSAKNKKDELLSLEKKRESSIAQLNAKKVNYKKQLDDIAKERDEIRATLEKLKIIKAQEETQRLAAENAKKQKIQEKSVSTDKSDIRQIGSSYQNSHVKKYVGEKTIAPLESYRVKRRFGDYVDPIYKIKIFNESIVLSSKTSDAVVKSVLNGKVIFAKDTASMQKVIIIEHGDEIHTIYAHLSKIAPTIQVGQKIKKGYVIGRVDNDLTFEVTQKNFHIDPLELIGAK
- the pyrH gene encoding UMP kinase translates to MQKRKRVLVKFSGEALSGNNGFGIDTSILKFIADEIKSLVTHGIEVGIVIGGGNIIRGVSAAKDGIIKRTSGDYMGMLATVINSVAMQEALEHVGMEVRVQSAIKMEAICETFIVRRAQRHFEKERIVIFAAGTGNPFFTTDTAATLRAIEIGADMIIKATKVDGVYDKDPNKFLDAQKLSELTYERAMDDSIKVMDDTSIALAKDNNLPIVVCNMFEKGNLLKIIEGNLENCSIVKNK
- a CDS encoding DNA-directed RNA polymerase subunit omega, with product MQRTEEITAKALELVGQDRYKLVMMVSKRADQLSNGAEPLIKADKNKQKFTDIALLEIAEGKIRLDSITDC